A genome region from Candidatus Hydrogenedentota bacterium includes the following:
- a CDS encoding right-handed parallel beta-helix repeat-containing protein: MNRLKTMMRVCPKGMAAAFAALCFVALTGCPREKGPELSVSEASHYFRPNETVWTFYVTNTGQPGTPIRFEAVVSAPWMALTPTGGVSSGPNDKTGIEVRVIPSAFTRKVNEGQIMVYWGLQQISIRITAEAPDTAGEGEGEGEGEGEGEGEGEGETERRVIYVNRDNPSHFQDGTTWETAFSSLQRGIDKAFFKFGRGEVWVREGIYDETRSNANGALVLRRGIEIYGGFDGTETERAQRDWIVRRTVIDGSKARNGAAAYHVIVGADDAVLDGLIVQGGRATGSETGQDRGGGLYIVRSSPRIVNCTFSKNRGLYGAAIYSEGGVPTFRDCLFEENMAVAKGGAVYMTRGGGRLERCVFSENMSWVIAGALCCEKNPIVAKGCRFDTNLCIGNGGGVNLQESTSIISECLFRNNEAGLWGGGIYAELCAPRIVNCVFMGNVGVEGGGIYNSSANAVITNCTLAFNRANANMTGGNEPNAKIGAGASLANLKSSPVVTNCILWGKEGETPVQNSDPVSQPVITYCNVRGGYAGTGNINADPKFLGLGLDVCALKPGSSCIDTGRNTGDTASGVVVLDFLGQARGMDGDGLGAGPTGDGSDYDIGAYEYVPGTGEGEGEGEGEGEGEGEGEGEGEGEGEGEGEGEGEGEGEG; this comes from the coding sequence GCCCGAAGGGGATGGCGGCGGCATTTGCGGCATTGTGTTTCGTTGCGTTGACGGGGTGTCCCCGCGAGAAAGGACCGGAACTTTCAGTATCCGAGGCCAGCCATTATTTCCGTCCGAACGAAACGGTGTGGACCTTTTATGTTACGAACACCGGCCAGCCCGGGACGCCCATTCGATTTGAAGCCGTGGTCAGTGCGCCGTGGATGGCGTTGACCCCGACGGGGGGTGTCAGTTCGGGGCCGAACGACAAGACCGGCATCGAGGTCCGCGTGATACCATCTGCCTTTACGCGCAAGGTGAATGAAGGCCAGATTATGGTCTACTGGGGACTGCAACAGATCTCGATACGTATCACGGCCGAAGCGCCCGACACGGCCGGGGAAGGCGAGGGCGAGGGGGAAGGCGAAGGCGAGGGCGAAGGCGAGGGCGAAGGCGAAACGGAACGGCGCGTTATTTATGTAAACCGCGACAATCCGTCGCATTTTCAGGATGGGACCACATGGGAAACGGCTTTTTCGAGTCTTCAACGCGGCATTGACAAGGCGTTCTTCAAATTCGGGCGCGGCGAGGTCTGGGTGCGCGAAGGCATCTACGACGAAACGCGGTCCAATGCAAACGGCGCGCTGGTTTTACGCCGCGGCATCGAGATATACGGCGGATTCGACGGCACAGAAACGGAACGGGCCCAACGTGATTGGATCGTGCGCCGGACCGTGATTGACGGAAGCAAGGCGCGCAATGGCGCGGCGGCTTATCATGTGATTGTCGGGGCGGACGACGCCGTGCTGGACGGGCTGATCGTCCAGGGCGGACGCGCGACGGGCAGTGAAACCGGCCAGGATCGCGGCGGGGGGCTCTATATCGTTCGTTCGTCTCCCCGTATCGTCAATTGCACGTTTTCGAAAAACAGGGGCCTGTACGGGGCCGCCATTTACAGCGAGGGCGGCGTGCCTACCTTCCGCGACTGCCTGTTCGAGGAAAATATGGCTGTCGCCAAGGGCGGGGCAGTCTACATGACGCGCGGGGGCGGACGACTCGAACGATGCGTTTTTTCTGAAAACATGTCATGGGTCATCGCGGGCGCCCTTTGCTGCGAGAAGAACCCCATCGTGGCCAAGGGATGCCGGTTCGACACGAACCTGTGCATCGGAAACGGCGGCGGTGTGAATCTGCAGGAATCCACCTCGATAATCTCGGAGTGCCTGTTCAGAAACAACGAGGCCGGATTGTGGGGCGGCGGCATTTACGCCGAACTGTGCGCGCCGCGCATCGTCAACTGCGTTTTCATGGGCAACGTGGGCGTCGAGGGCGGGGGCATTTACAACAGCAGCGCGAATGCCGTCATCACGAATTGCACGCTGGCGTTCAACCGGGCCAACGCCAACATGACGGGCGGAAACGAACCGAATGCCAAAATCGGCGCGGGCGCGTCGCTGGCCAATCTGAAGTCCTCGCCGGTCGTGACCAATTGCATTCTCTGGGGAAAAGAAGGTGAGACGCCCGTCCAGAATTCCGATCCGGTCTCGCAACCGGTTATCACATACTGCAACGTGCGCGGGGGATATGCGGGTACGGGCAATATAAACGCCGACCCCAAATTTCTTGGATTGGGACTGGATGTATGCGCGCTGAAACCCGGTTCTTCCTGTATTGATACCGGCCGAAATACCGGCGATACCGCCAGCGGGGTTGTCGTGTTGGATTTCCTCGGGCAAGCGCGCGGAATGGATGGTGACGGGCTTGGCGCCGGACCCACCGGCGACGGTTCGGATTACGACATTGGCGCGTATGAATACGTTCCGGGCACGGGCGAAGGCGAAGGCGAAGGCGAGGGCGAGGGCGAAGGCGAAGGCGAAGGTGAGGGCGAGGGCGAAGGCGAAGGCGAAGGTGAGGGCGAGGGCGAAGGCGAAGGCGAAGGTGAGGG